AAGGTGTCACTATCTGAGCCACCATACACATTTTTCATGTAGACACAGTCCACATCAGTGTAGCTCTTCCAGGTATCAAAAGTGATACGAATCTGAACCTTCTTCTCAAAGCTCatgtttttcactttcacagTTCCAGCCACTGTTCGCTCTTGCAAAGAGCAGTTCTCCAGACAGACAAAATTCTTCTGAAAGTGGTTCCGAAAACTTAAGTAATCCGTTGAAGGCTGGGGGAAATCTAAAATCAAGTTCTTCTCCTCATGGAGTTTTAAGCCAGAGGAGATATCATTAAGGTCCAAGAGATCAAACTGAAGATCCCACTCTGGTTCCTCTGGGAGGTCCGAGAAGACGTGGATGGCGGTGAGAGAGAGCCCCTTGGAGTCAGCAAACACAACCCGCTTCTTGGCTTGCTCGTGTGAACGCTTCCACTCATTCTGTGATTTGGCTTCCTGTTTTATATTGAGACACGGTTTCAGAGGCTTTAATTTGTTCACAAAATTTCTTCTCTGGAGGTCATCATAAGGGCCCAGGAAACTCTTCAGGGGTGGCGAATGAGCCAAGCAGAGCCTCATGGCCACATCCACTGGCATGACTGAACTTGTCAAAGGCCGTGGATCTAAAACCTGGATCATTCTGGAATACAAAAAGAAGAGGGGTTATCACCTGgatctggaatgctcttccctggtctcaagtgtgtgtgtgtgtgtgtgtgtgtgtgtgtgtgtgtgtgtgtgtgtatatgtatatatatatatatatatatatatatatatatatatatatatatacacatactgttTCTGTATTGACTAAACTATACCAGCACAGTAAATACCAGGGATGTGCTATCATATGtagtaaaagaaaacagtattagACGATCAGATTTGCATCCCATGTTTGGCTGTGCCCTTGACTGACTACAAGGCCATGGGTTAACTGCTTAAAACACTTGAGGGTCTCAGTATCCccatttgagaaataaaagggCTGGATATGATAATCTCTAATACAGCTCTCAGGACCATTTTCTCTGttctgagccaatggttctcaaacctgTCTAGTCACAATGGCCTAGAgagttggttttctttctttttctttaatgtcaatTCCTGGGACTTATAGCCAATTGAGGCAGAACCCATCCACAGGGAGGGTAGATGTTcttaaagcttcccag
The genomic region above belongs to Felis catus isolate Fca126 chromosome D2, F.catus_Fca126_mat1.0, whole genome shotgun sequence and contains:
- the PPP1R3C gene encoding protein phosphatase 1 regulatory subunit 3C, translated to MSCTRMIQVLDPRPLTSSVMPVDVAMRLCLAHSPPLKSFLGPYDDLQRRNFVNKLKPLKPCLNIKQEAKSQNEWKRSHEQAKKRVVFADSKGLSLTAIHVFSDLPEEPEWDLQFDLLDLNDISSGLKLHEEKNLILDFPQPSTDYLSFRNHFQKNFVCLENCSLQERTVAGTVKVKNMSFEKKVQIRITFDTWKSYTDVDCVYMKNVYGGSDSDTFSFAIDLPSIIPTEEKIEFCISYHANGQVFWDNNEGQNYRIVHVQWKPDGVQTQMAPQDCAFHQVPPKTESESSIFGSPRLASGLFPEWQSWGRMENLASYR